From Salvia splendens isolate huo1 chromosome 16, SspV2, whole genome shotgun sequence, a single genomic window includes:
- the LOC121770242 gene encoding glycogen synthase kinase-3 alpha-like codes for MGLLSSGIPDTPTKRVETSAPARGGGGRGGGGGGMGGGGGGGGGGGGGRRGSGSGGGGSGSRVGSGGGEGSSVGDSGGSGSNRGKFYTKEEIIAVARAWDAITSDPVVGTGQPEGSFWRRIMIAYEDFKPHGADKRDPEHLRKKWGRILRATKRFASIYQNNLLHAESGRSETDVKALPMGQYNTEDWLKFTLWEEYLVLVDCPKFKAIVAQEQIRSGI; via the exons atgggtctgctcagttccggcATCCCGGATACGCCGACTAAACGGGTGGAAACGTCGGCTCCTGCCCGAGGCGGAGGCGGTAGGGGTGGAGGCGGTGGCGGTATgggcggaggaggtggaggtggaggtgggggCGGAGGCGGCAGACGTGGCTCGGggagcggcggtggcggctcgggCAGCCGCGTCGGCAGTGGCGGTGGCGAGGGCAGTAGCGTCGGCGATAGCGGTGGCTCTGGCTCCAACCGGGGCAAGTTCTACACAAAAGAGGAGATCATTGCCgtggcgagggcgtgggatgccATCACATCGGACCCCGTGGTGGGCACCGGTCAGCctgaggggagcttttggaggcgcaTCATGATAGCATACGAGGACTTCAAACCCCACGGTGCTGATAAGCGCGACCCAGAACATCTCCGAAAAAAGTGGGGTAGGATTCTGCGGGCGACCAAGCGGTTCGCGTccatataccagaacaaccttctccacgctgagagtggccgaagcgaaaCAGACGTTAAGGCCCTGCCGATGGGCCAATACAACACGGAAGACTGGCTGAAGTTCAcactgtgggaggagtatctggTCCTCGtggattgtccgaaattcaaggccatcgTGGCGCAAGAG CAAATACGCAGCGGAATctga